From Chromohalobacter canadensis, one genomic window encodes:
- the ppa gene encoding inorganic diphosphatase, with product MSFKNIPAGKDLPNDVYVAIEIPANHAPIKYEIDKDMDALVVDRFMATPMFYPANYGFINNTLADDGDPLDALVVTPYPVQPGSVIRARPVGVLNMSDEAGEDAKLVCVPHSKLSALYDDVQEVTDLPELLRQQIAHFFENYKDLEKGKWVKIDSWDGAEAARKAIEKAADAYTKA from the coding sequence ATGAGTTTCAAAAACATTCCCGCAGGCAAGGATCTTCCCAACGACGTCTACGTGGCGATCGAGATCCCCGCCAATCACGCACCGATCAAGTACGAGATCGACAAGGACATGGATGCGCTGGTCGTCGACCGCTTCATGGCCACGCCGATGTTCTATCCGGCTAACTACGGTTTCATCAACAACACCCTGGCCGACGACGGCGACCCGCTCGACGCCCTGGTGGTCACCCCGTATCCGGTTCAGCCGGGGAGCGTCATTCGTGCGCGCCCGGTCGGTGTGCTCAACATGTCCGATGAAGCCGGCGAAGATGCCAAGCTGGTCTGCGTTCCGCACTCCAAGCTGAGCGCACTGTATGACGATGTGCAGGAAGTCACCGACTTGCCCGAGCTGCTGCGCCAACAGATCGCGCATTTCTTCGAGAACTACAAGGATCTCGAGAAAGGCAAATGGGTGAAGATCGATTCTTGGGACGGCGCCGAAGCGGCTCGCAAGGCGATCGAGAAAGCTGCCGACGCTTATACCAAAGCCTGA
- a CDS encoding rod shape-determining protein yields MFKRLRGLFSSDLSIDLGTANTLIYVRGRGIVLDEPSVVAIRQSGNMRTVASVGIDAKRMLGRTPGNITAIRPMKDGVIADFTVTEQMLQHFIRKVHQSTFLTPSPRVLVCVPCMSTQVERRAIKESAEGAGAREVFLIEEPMAAAIGAGLPVEEATGSMVVDIGGGTSEIAIISLNGVVYSESIRVGGDRFDEAITAYVRRHYGSLIGEATAERIKEEIGCAYPGGELREIDVRGRNLAEGIPRSFTLNSHEILDALQDPLSSIVAAVKSALEQSPPELASDIAERGVVLTGGGALLRDIDKLIAEETGLPVIVAEDSLTCVARGGGKALEMIDQRTFELLSSD; encoded by the coding sequence ATGTTTAAACGTTTACGGGGGCTTTTCTCGAGCGATCTTTCGATCGACTTGGGAACCGCCAACACACTGATTTACGTGCGCGGTCGCGGTATCGTGCTCGACGAGCCGTCGGTCGTGGCGATCCGCCAGTCTGGCAATATGCGCACCGTCGCGTCCGTGGGGATCGATGCCAAGCGCATGCTAGGTCGTACCCCTGGCAACATTACCGCGATCCGTCCCATGAAGGATGGTGTCATTGCTGATTTTACCGTCACTGAGCAGATGCTTCAGCACTTCATTCGCAAGGTGCATCAAAGTACGTTCTTGACGCCGAGCCCACGTGTCTTGGTATGCGTGCCGTGCATGTCGACGCAGGTCGAGCGGCGCGCCATCAAGGAGTCGGCGGAAGGCGCCGGCGCACGTGAGGTTTTCCTCATCGAGGAGCCTATGGCGGCGGCCATTGGTGCCGGCCTGCCGGTCGAAGAGGCCACGGGGTCGATGGTCGTCGATATCGGCGGCGGGACCTCCGAGATCGCGATCATCTCGCTCAACGGCGTGGTGTATTCCGAATCGATCCGTGTCGGGGGCGACCGCTTCGATGAGGCGATTACGGCGTATGTACGTCGTCATTACGGCAGCCTTATCGGCGAGGCAACCGCCGAGCGCATCAAGGAAGAAATCGGCTGTGCCTATCCCGGCGGCGAGCTGCGTGAAATCGATGTGCGCGGCCGCAATCTGGCGGAAGGCATTCCGCGCAGCTTTACGCTCAATTCGCACGAGATTCTCGACGCCTTGCAGGATCCGCTTTCGTCCATCGTCGCTGCGGTCAAGAGCGCCCTGGAGCAATCACCTCCCGAGCTGGCGTCGGATATCGCCGAACGCGGCGTGGTATTGACCGGCGGTGGCGCGTTGTTGCGTGACATTGACAAGTTGATTGCCGAAGAGACGGGTTTGCCGGTGATCGTTGCCGAGGACTCGCTGACGTGTGTTGCCCGTGGCGGCGGCAAGGCGTTGGAGATGATCGACCAGCGGACCTTCGAGTTGCTGTCCAGCGATTGA
- the gatB gene encoding Asp-tRNA(Asn)/Glu-tRNA(Gln) amidotransferase subunit GatB — protein MQWETVIGLEVHVQLATQSKIFSGASTAFGAEPNTQACAVDLGMPGVLPVLNENAVAMAVKFGLAVDAEIPETSLFERKNYFYPDLPKGYQTSQMAQPIVGPGQVEITLDDGSTRSVRIHHAHLEEDAGKSLHEDYHGMTGIDLNRAGTPLLEIVSEPDMRSAKEAVAYIKALHAIVTYLGISDGNMAEGSMRCDVNVSVRPKGQAAFGTRAEIKNVNSFRFVEKAIAFEVERQIELIEDGGGVIQETRLFDPERDETRGMRTKEEANDYRYFPCPDLLPVTLDSAYVDHQRALMPELPSEKRHRFENQLGLSAYDAGVLASSRAMAEYFEAVKDVCGDAKQAANWVQGELSANLNRENLEIGDSPVTAEQLGGLIQRVMDDTISGKAAKQVFQALWDGEADSADAIIEARGLKQVTDTGAIEGMIDQVIADSPVQVAQYREADESKRGKMIGYFVGQVMKASRGTANPQQVNSLLKQKLDQA, from the coding sequence ATGCAGTGGGAAACCGTGATCGGGCTCGAGGTCCACGTTCAGCTCGCCACCCAGTCCAAGATCTTCTCCGGCGCGTCCACCGCCTTCGGCGCCGAGCCCAATACCCAGGCGTGCGCCGTCGACCTCGGCATGCCCGGCGTGCTGCCGGTACTCAATGAAAACGCCGTGGCCATGGCGGTGAAATTCGGTCTCGCCGTCGACGCCGAGATCCCCGAGACCTCGCTGTTCGAGCGCAAGAACTACTTCTACCCAGACCTGCCCAAGGGATATCAGACGAGCCAGATGGCGCAACCCATCGTCGGCCCCGGCCAGGTCGAGATCACCCTCGACGACGGTTCGACGCGCAGCGTCCGCATTCATCACGCCCACCTTGAGGAAGATGCCGGCAAGTCGCTTCATGAGGACTATCACGGCATGACCGGCATCGACCTCAACCGTGCCGGCACGCCTCTGCTGGAGATCGTTTCCGAGCCCGACATGCGCTCGGCCAAGGAGGCAGTCGCCTACATCAAGGCGCTGCACGCCATCGTCACTTATCTTGGCATCTCCGACGGCAACATGGCCGAAGGCTCGATGCGCTGCGACGTCAACGTCTCGGTGCGTCCCAAGGGGCAGGCCGCTTTCGGCACCCGCGCCGAGATCAAGAACGTCAACTCATTCCGTTTCGTCGAGAAAGCCATCGCCTTCGAGGTCGAGCGCCAGATCGAACTCATCGAGGACGGCGGCGGCGTCATTCAGGAAACCCGCCTGTTCGACCCAGAACGCGACGAGACGCGCGGCATGCGCACCAAAGAGGAAGCCAACGACTACCGTTACTTCCCCTGCCCCGACCTGCTCCCGGTGACTCTCGACAGTGCCTATGTCGATCACCAGCGCGCGCTCATGCCCGAACTGCCCAGCGAAAAGCGCCACCGCTTCGAAAATCAGCTAGGCCTGTCTGCCTACGATGCCGGCGTGCTGGCCTCGAGCCGTGCCATGGCCGAGTACTTCGAAGCCGTCAAGGATGTCTGCGGCGACGCCAAGCAAGCCGCCAACTGGGTACAGGGTGAACTCTCGGCCAACCTCAACCGCGAAAACCTGGAAATCGGCGACAGCCCAGTCACGGCCGAGCAGCTCGGCGGCCTCATCCAGCGCGTCATGGACGACACCATCAGCGGCAAGGCCGCCAAGCAGGTCTTCCAGGCGCTCTGGGACGGTGAAGCGGACAGCGCCGACGCCATCATCGAGGCACGCGGACTCAAGCAGGTCACCGATACCGGCGCCATCGAAGGCATGATCGACCAGGTCATCGCCGACAGCCCGGTTCAGGTCGCCCAATACCGTGAAGCCGACGAGTCCAAGCGCGGCAAGATGATCGGCTACTTCGTGGGCCAGGTAATGAAAGCCTCGCGCGGTACCGCCAACCCGCAACAGGTCAACAGCCTTCTCAAGCAGAAGCTGGATCAGGCCTGA
- a CDS encoding Maf family protein has protein sequence MSAPLGAPLRLASASPRRRELLASIGVEVEVAPADIDETPQPGELPAAYVERLARDKAQAGAAGTSLPTLGSDTAVVLGQRILGKPRDREDAVAMLTALSGTTHEVMTGVAVTGPHGMLSTYVTTRVTLRPLEAHEIDAYWRSREPVDKAGAYAIQGLAAIFVERIEGSHSAVVGLPLFETAKLLTRQGVSLWGERLAVP, from the coding sequence ATGTCCGCACCCCTGGGGGCGCCGTTGCGCCTGGCATCGGCTTCGCCGCGTCGCCGTGAGCTGTTGGCTTCGATCGGCGTCGAGGTCGAAGTAGCGCCGGCCGATATTGATGAGACACCGCAGCCAGGGGAGTTGCCCGCCGCTTATGTGGAACGCCTGGCGAGAGACAAGGCGCAGGCCGGTGCGGCGGGAACGTCGTTGCCCACATTGGGATCCGACACAGCGGTGGTGTTGGGGCAGCGCATTCTGGGTAAACCGCGTGATCGTGAAGATGCCGTCGCCATGCTCACGGCGCTGTCGGGCACCACGCATGAAGTGATGACAGGCGTCGCGGTGACAGGGCCGCACGGCATGTTGTCGACCTACGTGACGACCCGGGTGACATTGCGTCCTCTCGAAGCGCACGAGATCGATGCGTACTGGCGTAGTCGTGAACCCGTCGACAAGGCCGGTGCCTATGCGATTCAAGGACTAGCGGCGATCTTTGTCGAGCGCATCGAAGGTAGTCACTCCGCGGTAGTCGGGTTACCGCTTTTCGAGACCGCCAAGTTATTGACTCGTCAAGGTGTCTCGCTGTGGGGCGAGCGCTTGGCTGTGCCATAA
- the mreC gene encoding rod shape-determining protein MreC, with the protein MKPLFSHGPVPSYRMLLCAVVAFSLMFAEHRLPFMDDVRSQLTTVVAPVQWAVSLPSEGLSWAALVFSDQRALVNENQRLRQQLLTLSHRVQRMANLTAENVRLRELLDAAPRDEVPYITAELLSLDSDPFTQQMVIGRGRRDGVYVGQPVMDASGLIGQVIAVSAYTSRVLMVSDANNAVPVQVNRSGQRFIVQGSGNLGTLNVLNVPATADIQQGDLLTTSGLGGRFPEGYPVAEITKVDRDGQHSFASVEARPLSQPERSRHFLLLFPSPAAAAVTSDVNIEAALHLMDGGAGKIPNELEEARP; encoded by the coding sequence ATTAAACCTCTGTTTTCGCACGGCCCGGTGCCCAGCTATCGCATGTTGCTATGTGCGGTGGTCGCCTTCTCATTGATGTTCGCGGAGCATCGCCTGCCCTTCATGGACGATGTGCGCTCGCAATTGACCACCGTGGTGGCACCCGTGCAATGGGCGGTGAGTTTGCCTAGCGAGGGGTTGTCCTGGGCGGCGCTGGTTTTTTCGGATCAGCGTGCTCTGGTGAATGAGAACCAGCGCTTGCGCCAGCAGCTGCTGACGCTATCGCATCGCGTGCAACGCATGGCGAACTTGACGGCGGAAAACGTGCGTCTGCGCGAGTTGCTGGACGCCGCGCCGCGCGATGAGGTGCCCTATATCACGGCGGAGTTGTTGTCGTTGGATTCCGACCCTTTCACTCAGCAGATGGTGATCGGGCGCGGGCGCCGTGATGGTGTCTATGTTGGACAACCTGTCATGGATGCTTCCGGCTTGATCGGGCAGGTCATTGCCGTATCCGCGTATACGAGCCGTGTACTGATGGTGAGCGACGCCAATAATGCCGTGCCGGTGCAGGTCAATCGCAGCGGGCAGCGTTTCATCGTCCAGGGCTCCGGTAACCTCGGTACTCTGAATGTGCTCAATGTGCCGGCGACCGCCGACATCCAGCAAGGTGACCTGCTCACGACGTCGGGCTTGGGCGGACGTTTCCCCGAGGGCTATCCTGTCGCGGAGATCACGAAGGTAGACAGGGATGGCCAGCATTCTTTCGCGAGCGTCGAGGCGCGTCCGCTTTCACAACCCGAGCGCTCACGGCATTTCTTGCTACTGTTTCCCTCGCCTGCGGCAGCAGCCGTTACCAGCGACGTCAATATCGAGGCCGCATTGCACTTGATGGATGGCGGGGCGGGTAAAATACCCAACGAGCTTGAGGAGGCGCGTCCATGA
- the aroQ gene encoding type II 3-dehydroquinate dehydratase, translated as MAKLLVLNGPNLNLLGTREPGVYGTTTLEDIRLRLTQRASDAGHRLDWLQSNAEHLLVERVHAARDDGTDFILINPAAFTHTSVALRDALTGVAIPFIELHLSNVHAREPFRAHSYFSDVARGVIAGFGADSYELALEAALRQLG; from the coding sequence ATGGCGAAGCTTCTCGTACTCAACGGCCCTAACCTCAACCTGCTCGGCACCCGCGAGCCAGGTGTTTACGGCACCACCACCCTCGAGGACATTCGTCTGCGCCTGACCCAGCGCGCCTCTGATGCCGGCCATCGACTCGATTGGCTACAGTCCAATGCCGAGCACTTACTGGTCGAGCGTGTGCATGCGGCGCGTGACGACGGCACCGACTTCATCCTGATCAATCCGGCCGCCTTTACGCATACCAGCGTTGCCTTGCGCGACGCGCTCACGGGTGTCGCCATCCCTTTTATTGAGTTGCATCTTTCCAACGTGCATGCGCGCGAGCCGTTTCGCGCGCATTCGTATTTTTCGGATGTCGCTCGCGGCGTCATAGCTGGATTCGGCGCCGACAGTTACGAGCTTGCCCTGGAGGCCGCGCTACGCCAGCTCGGCTGA
- the gatC gene encoding Asp-tRNA(Asn)/Glu-tRNA(Gln) amidotransferase subunit GatC: MAIEHADVLRAAHLARVGLSEDEATGYVDDLSRILKMVDQLQAVDTQDITPLAHPLDATQRLRPDEVTEHSQRERFQACAPAVTDGLYLVPRVVE, translated from the coding sequence ATGGCGATCGAACATGCAGACGTGCTCCGTGCCGCCCATTTGGCCCGCGTCGGCCTGAGTGAGGACGAAGCAACCGGTTATGTCGACGACTTGAGCCGCATCCTGAAGATGGTCGATCAACTTCAGGCCGTCGACACTCAAGACATCACCCCACTGGCGCATCCGCTGGATGCCACCCAGCGCCTACGCCCCGACGAGGTGACCGAACATAGCCAGCGAGAACGCTTCCAAGCCTGTGCACCGGCCGTTACCGACGGCCTTTATCTCGTTCCGCGCGTCGTCGAGTGA
- the mreD gene encoding rod shape-determining protein MreD, whose product MMRLPGLLMVWSTLLVSLCLQVMPLPDAWLMWRPNWLGLALAYWCIAAPQRVGVLHGFVLGLLLDLIEGTPLGQNALTLSLLTYLCLLLYQRLRAYSIWQQAVLMFVLLGLIQLVEQWLRTIFGPVSIHLAFLLPALMGAALWPWLFTMMQVLRRRFKIV is encoded by the coding sequence ATGATGCGCTTACCAGGACTACTCATGGTCTGGTCCACCCTGTTGGTGAGCTTGTGCTTGCAGGTCATGCCACTGCCCGATGCATGGCTGATGTGGCGTCCTAATTGGCTCGGCCTGGCGTTGGCTTATTGGTGCATTGCCGCCCCCCAGCGCGTCGGTGTCCTCCATGGTTTCGTGCTCGGCTTGCTGCTGGATCTGATCGAGGGCACGCCCTTGGGGCAGAACGCCTTGACGCTGTCGTTGCTCACCTATTTGTGTCTCTTGCTCTATCAACGCCTGCGTGCCTATTCCATCTGGCAGCAGGCCGTCCTTATGTTCGTGCTGCTGGGCTTGATCCAACTGGTCGAGCAATGGCTGCGCACGATCTTCGGGCCGGTGTCTATCCATCTGGCATTCTTACTGCCCGCTCTCATGGGCGCTGCCTTGTGGCCGTGGTTGTTCACCATGATGCAAGTACTGCGGCGCCGCTTTAAAATCGTTTGA
- a CDS encoding DUF2333 family protein produces the protein MALFRKRERHQRNVLESPQYGWIWKPLVALLAIYLVVCVGLGVWWSQRPDDFNVDDAVGVQRGAAQSSSAEAASDAPRPGETVTATTLTLLGSLLDKPGGYLRNDIAPPGLWLDNMPSWEQGVLGQVRAMSATLTDPIASDDDDVQQAVDALATRSDAWRFPSAEGRYQEAREALRAYLGRLSGQQADFSQDAPALAAWLERVQTRLDQQTQRLAASVGSSERRSADIETGEDGESTPWWRIDNVFFEARGNTWALVHLLKAAKRDFAPAIEEAGVGKAFDRLIDELEASQARVWSPVVLNGSGFGIFANHSLMMANYTLRASQLTQEIRSDLGSQ, from the coding sequence ATGGCTCTTTTTCGCAAGCGTGAGCGTCACCAGCGCAATGTTCTGGAATCGCCCCAGTATGGCTGGATCTGGAAGCCCTTGGTCGCCTTGCTGGCTATCTATCTCGTGGTCTGCGTGGGGCTGGGCGTTTGGTGGAGCCAGCGACCCGATGATTTCAACGTCGATGACGCGGTGGGCGTGCAGCGCGGCGCCGCGCAGTCGTCCAGTGCCGAGGCCGCGTCGGATGCCCCGCGGCCTGGCGAGACGGTGACTGCCACCACCTTGACGCTGCTCGGCAGCTTGCTCGACAAGCCTGGTGGCTATTTGCGTAACGATATCGCGCCGCCAGGGTTGTGGCTGGATAACATGCCGAGCTGGGAGCAGGGCGTGCTCGGGCAAGTGCGGGCCATGAGCGCGACCCTCACTGATCCCATCGCTAGTGACGACGATGACGTGCAACAAGCCGTCGATGCCTTGGCAACGCGCAGCGACGCTTGGCGCTTTCCGTCAGCCGAAGGGCGTTACCAAGAGGCGCGCGAGGCGCTGCGCGCTTACTTGGGGCGCCTGAGTGGACAGCAGGCGGATTTCTCGCAGGACGCGCCAGCGCTGGCGGCGTGGCTTGAGCGCGTGCAGACCCGACTCGACCAGCAGACACAGCGCCTGGCGGCGAGTGTGGGAAGCTCAGAGCGTCGCAGTGCCGATATCGAGACCGGCGAGGATGGCGAGAGCACTCCATGGTGGCGCATCGACAACGTCTTCTTCGAAGCGCGCGGCAACACCTGGGCCTTGGTGCACCTGCTCAAGGCGGCCAAGCGTGACTTTGCACCGGCCATCGAGGAGGCCGGCGTCGGCAAGGCATTTGATCGGTTGATCGACGAGCTTGAAGCCTCGCAGGCGCGCGTGTGGAGTCCAGTGGTGCTCAATGGCAGCGGCTTTGGCATCTTTGCCAATCATTCGCTGATGATGGCCAACTACACGTTGCGGGCATCGCAACTGACCCAAGAGATACGCAGCGATCTCGGGTCGCAATAA
- a CDS encoding protein kinase domain-containing protein, producing MSVQIPGGSQLSAKGACALISDSTWRNAIAKQAGDLSVRGFLADYYSTPEHWDVKTSAHRVLRALNGWSYSQSAYIEGGSYICSLSAMVFRRREMHLFHMGDTLVFRLRGAEFEQLSRDHVTDLGGYRYPSRALGMDGSLDIDYVTDSLKQGDLFLFTTQAVRGTLLPSDFVQLIRADVSDLDATCERLAESALSRAQERGYGGDQFCFQLVRIDRLPEEIEPEHPVPLYGDLPVPPELTPGERLDGFEVQEVLSRTAKSRVYRVHDARNEREMVMKAPSPELSLRNAYQEHFALQQWIVQRVNSPFVAKVVDPARPRRYQYYLLEYIKGESLSDWALRHPQASLEARLDLARQLVKAVQALHRRDVLHQNIHPDNLMVDSHGQLVLTDFGACHLRESDSQQAARELARQVGLNEHSAPEYALDTEVGRRSDQYELASTIYWLLTGHQPYALAPNELRSHTDLERMSYTSARRYNPAIDAALDGALRRALDPQRALRFRRLGEFAYHLRTPRRSEDGVARQSWQTPATLWKAVAGVLLLLLLLSWWLR from the coding sequence ATGTCGGTGCAGATACCCGGTGGCTCGCAGTTGTCCGCCAAGGGCGCCTGCGCCCTGATCAGTGATTCCACCTGGCGCAATGCCATCGCCAAACAAGCCGGAGACCTGAGCGTACGGGGCTTTCTCGCCGATTACTATTCGACGCCGGAGCATTGGGACGTCAAGACATCGGCGCATCGCGTGCTGCGCGCCCTGAATGGCTGGAGCTATAGCCAAAGCGCCTACATCGAAGGCGGTAGTTATATCTGCTCGCTATCGGCAATGGTGTTTCGTCGTCGTGAGATGCACCTGTTCCATATGGGCGACACACTGGTGTTTCGTCTACGGGGCGCCGAATTCGAGCAATTGTCCCGAGATCATGTCACCGATCTGGGCGGCTATCGCTATCCGTCGCGCGCGTTGGGCATGGACGGCAGCCTCGACATCGATTACGTAACGGATTCGCTCAAGCAGGGTGATCTTTTCCTGTTCACCACCCAGGCCGTACGCGGCACCCTGTTGCCCTCGGACTTCGTACAACTGATCCGTGCCGATGTCAGCGATCTCGATGCGACCTGCGAACGCTTGGCCGAATCGGCGCTTTCCCGCGCGCAGGAGCGCGGGTACGGCGGCGACCAATTCTGTTTCCAATTGGTGCGTATCGACCGGCTGCCCGAGGAAATCGAGCCCGAGCATCCCGTACCGTTGTATGGCGACTTGCCGGTGCCCCCTGAATTGACGCCTGGAGAGCGTCTCGATGGGTTTGAGGTGCAGGAGGTGTTATCGCGTACGGCCAAGTCGCGTGTCTATCGCGTGCATGATGCGCGCAACGAGCGCGAGATGGTGATGAAGGCCCCGAGCCCAGAGCTGTCGCTGCGCAATGCCTACCAAGAGCATTTCGCGCTTCAGCAGTGGATCGTGCAGCGGGTCAACTCCCCGTTCGTCGCCAAGGTCGTGGACCCGGCCCGCCCGCGTCGCTATCAGTATTACTTGCTCGAGTACATCAAGGGCGAATCGCTCAGTGACTGGGCGCTGCGTCACCCTCAGGCGAGTCTCGAGGCACGCCTGGATTTGGCGCGGCAGTTGGTCAAGGCAGTGCAGGCCCTGCACCGCCGCGATGTGCTGCATCAGAACATCCACCCCGATAACCTGATGGTCGATTCACATGGGCAACTGGTGCTGACGGATTTCGGCGCTTGCCATTTGCGTGAAAGCGACAGCCAGCAAGCCGCGCGCGAACTGGCGCGTCAGGTGGGGTTAAATGAGCACAGCGCACCGGAATACGCGCTGGACACCGAAGTAGGGCGGCGCAGCGATCAATACGAGCTAGCCTCGACCATCTACTGGTTGCTGACCGGACATCAGCCCTATGCGCTGGCGCCCAACGAATTGCGCAGCCATACCGACCTCGAGCGTATGAGCTACACCAGTGCGCGTCGCTACAACCCCGCCATCGACGCCGCACTCGATGGTGCCCTGCGGCGCGCGCTCGATCCCCAGCGTGCACTGCGGTTTCGCCGCCTGGGCGAGTTCGCCTACCACCTGCGTACACCCAGGCGGAGCGAAGACGGCGTCGCACGTCAGTCTTGGCAGACGCCGGCCACGCTGTGGAAAGCCGTGGCCGGTGTACTGTTGCTGCTGTTATTGCTGTCGTGGTGGCTGAGGTGA
- the gatA gene encoding Asp-tRNA(Asn)/Glu-tRNA(Gln) amidotransferase subunit GatA: MHDKTLTELAAGLQAGEFSSRELCQAALERIEHLDGELNSFITVIAEQALANADAADRARDAGNAGPLAGLPLALKDIFCTQGVRTSCGSKMLDDFASPYDATVVEKLRQAGAVNIGKTNMDEFAMGSSNENSFYGPVKNPWDLSAVPGGSSGGSAAAVAAGLVPAALGTDTGGSIRQPAAFCGITGLKPTYGRVSRYGMVAYASSLDQGGPLARTAADCALLLETIAGHDVRDSTSVARVVPDYTAELETSLSGLKIGLPKEYFGDGLDPEVETAVREAIKVYESLGAKVCEVSLPHTHLAIPAYYVIAPAEASSNLSRYDGVRFGHRCDDPTDLEDLYKRTRAEGFGEEVKRRILIGTHTLSEGFFDAYYLKAQQVRRLIRQDFLDAFDEVDVLMGPTAPTPAFDLGAQKDPVSMYLQDIYTIAVNLAGIPGISVPAGFAGNRPVGLQVLAPHFAEAQLLGVAHQFQQATDWHLKRPAFGKEMA; encoded by the coding sequence ATGCATGACAAGACCCTCACGGAGCTTGCCGCCGGCCTTCAAGCAGGCGAGTTCTCCAGCCGTGAGCTGTGCCAGGCGGCACTCGAACGCATCGAGCACCTCGATGGCGAGCTCAACAGCTTTATTACCGTGATCGCCGAGCAGGCATTGGCCAATGCCGATGCTGCCGATCGTGCACGCGATGCCGGCAATGCCGGCCCTCTCGCTGGTTTGCCGCTAGCCCTCAAGGATATCTTCTGCACTCAGGGCGTGCGCACCAGCTGCGGCTCGAAGATGCTCGACGACTTCGCCTCCCCCTACGATGCCACGGTCGTCGAAAAGCTGCGCCAAGCCGGCGCCGTCAACATCGGCAAGACCAACATGGACGAGTTCGCCATGGGCTCGTCCAATGAGAACAGCTTCTATGGCCCGGTCAAGAACCCGTGGGATCTGAGTGCCGTGCCCGGCGGTTCCTCGGGCGGTAGCGCAGCTGCCGTCGCCGCAGGCCTGGTGCCAGCAGCGCTGGGGACCGATACCGGCGGCTCGATCCGTCAACCGGCGGCCTTCTGCGGTATCACGGGCCTGAAGCCCACCTACGGCCGCGTCTCGCGCTATGGCATGGTGGCTTATGCCTCGAGCCTCGACCAGGGTGGCCCGCTAGCACGCACCGCCGCCGACTGCGCCCTGCTGCTCGAAACCATTGCCGGCCACGACGTTCGCGACTCCACCAGCGTGGCGCGCGTCGTACCCGACTACACCGCCGAACTCGAGACCTCGCTTTCCGGTCTCAAAATCGGCTTGCCCAAGGAATATTTCGGCGACGGCCTCGACCCCGAGGTCGAAACTGCAGTGCGTGAGGCCATCAAGGTCTACGAGTCGCTGGGCGCCAAGGTCTGCGAAGTCAGCCTGCCGCACACGCATCTGGCGATCCCCGCCTACTACGTCATCGCCCCGGCGGAAGCCTCTTCCAACCTCTCGCGCTATGACGGCGTGCGCTTCGGCCATCGCTGCGACGACCCGACGGATCTCGAAGACCTGTACAAGCGCACGCGGGCCGAAGGCTTCGGCGAAGAGGTCAAGCGGCGCATCCTGATCGGAACGCACACGCTTTCCGAAGGTTTCTTCGACGCCTACTACCTCAAGGCACAGCAAGTGCGCCGCCTGATCCGCCAGGACTTTCTCGACGCCTTCGACGAAGTCGACGTGCTCATGGGGCCGACCGCCCCCACGCCGGCCTTCGACCTCGGCGCGCAGAAAGATCCGGTCTCGATGTACCTGCAGGATATCTACACCATCGCCGTCAACCTGGCCGGCATTCCGGGCATCAGCGTTCCGGCCGGCTTTGCCGGTAACCGCCCCGTAGGCCTCCAGGTGCTGGCTCCGCACTTCGCCGAGGCCCAGCTGCTCGGCGTGGCGCATCAATTCCAGCAGGCCACCGACTGGCACCTCAAGCGTCCGGCATTCGGCAAGGAGATGGCATGA
- the accB gene encoding acetyl-CoA carboxylase biotin carboxyl carrier protein, with protein MDIRKVKKLIELLEESNISEIEIQEGEESVRISRHTGGFSAPPAAQAPAPAAAPAPAAPSVAAAPEAEAAPAQPSGHPVTSPMVGTFYRSPAPGAKAFVEVGQSVKKGETVCIVEAMKMMNQIEADHDGVIEAIMVEDGEPVEFDQPMVIIS; from the coding sequence ATGGATATTCGCAAGGTCAAGAAACTCATCGAACTCCTGGAAGAGTCCAATATCAGCGAGATCGAAATCCAGGAAGGCGAGGAATCCGTCCGTATCAGCCGCCACACTGGTGGTTTCAGCGCACCGCCCGCGGCCCAGGCCCCCGCTCCGGCCGCAGCGCCCGCCCCCGCCGCACCTAGCGTAGCGGCCGCTCCGGAGGCCGAGGCAGCACCCGCGCAGCCCAGCGGCCACCCGGTGACCTCACCCATGGTAGGCACTTTTTACCGCTCGCCGGCACCGGGCGCCAAAGCGTTCGTGGAAGTTGGCCAGAGCGTCAAGAAAGGCGAGACCGTGTGCATCGTCGAAGCCATGAAGATGATGAACCAGATCGAGGCCGACCATGATGGCGTAATCGAAGCCATCATGGTCGAGGACGGCGAACCGGTCGAATTCGACCAGCCGATGGTCATCATCTCTTGA